In Streptomyces sp. NBC_00433, a single genomic region encodes these proteins:
- a CDS encoding phage Gp37/Gp68 family protein, which produces MGDRSTIEWTEATWNPTTGCDRTSPGCDNCYAMVLSRRLKAMGVAKYQVDGDPRTSGPGFGLTLHQDALDVPRQWKAPRTVFVNSMSDLFHARVPVEFVRQVFQVIAETPQHTYQLLTKRARRLRRVADQLDWPSNLWMGVSVENADHLDRVEDLRQVPAAVRFLSCEPLLGPLSGLRLDGIGWVIAGGESGPGHRPVREEWLTEIRDVCNDSDVPFFFKQWGGRTPKSGGRELAGTIWDEMPPRRPATVR; this is translated from the coding sequence ATGGGCGATCGCAGCACAATCGAGTGGACTGAAGCAACGTGGAATCCCACCACAGGGTGCGACCGCACGTCCCCGGGCTGCGACAACTGCTACGCCATGGTGTTATCGCGGCGCCTGAAGGCAATGGGAGTGGCGAAGTACCAGGTCGACGGGGACCCCAGGACATCGGGCCCCGGCTTCGGCCTCACCTTGCACCAGGACGCGCTGGACGTCCCCCGGCAGTGGAAGGCGCCACGGACTGTGTTCGTGAACTCCATGAGCGACCTGTTCCACGCGAGGGTTCCGGTGGAATTCGTACGCCAGGTGTTCCAGGTGATCGCCGAGACGCCTCAGCACACCTACCAGTTGCTGACTAAGCGGGCACGACGGCTTCGACGAGTGGCGGATCAACTCGACTGGCCTTCCAACCTGTGGATGGGCGTCTCGGTCGAGAACGCTGATCACTTGGACCGGGTGGAGGACCTGCGGCAGGTACCCGCCGCGGTCCGCTTCTTGTCGTGCGAGCCGCTACTCGGGCCGCTAAGCGGATTGCGCCTCGACGGCATCGGCTGGGTCATCGCCGGCGGTGAGTCCGGACCCGGCCACCGACCTGTGCGCGAAGAGTGGCTCACCGAGATCCGCGACGTCTGCAACGACTCCGACGTGCCGTTCTTCTTCAAGCAATGGGGGGGCCGCACACCCAAGTCGGGTGGCCGCGAACTCGCCGGGACGATATGGGATGAGATGCCACCACGTCGGCCCGCCACAGTGCGGTAA
- a CDS encoding three-Cys-motif partner protein TcmP — protein sequence MAVPKETVWERDPHTAAKHDLLKRYLEAWAPILLSRHDVITYAEGFAGAGVYKGGEPGSPVIAYDVFAGALARFPKRMRMLLMEEDPRRVRELERQIALAQAGRTSGITGRLTADIHLGDFHPALLQELRSAGALGKPLFVLLDSFGGPDIPYSLLQELGRLPGTEVMVTFEPGFLTRFAEKHDGYRRSGDDAFGSSDWQAVFRQPPAEKFPFLREQYRDTLRQAGFSHTLYFEMVDEGGRKLYLIFGTGHELGLEKMKDAMWKVDTSYGVRYRDPRDTQQQALELEFEPDTAPLRRILHEYIAASPEGRTVPELQRFTLLETVYRPAQVITLLRQMRDDGILTAEPRAINTKARVAIATAPIRTKPTTNQDALW from the coding sequence ATGGCCGTTCCGAAGGAGACCGTCTGGGAGCGCGATCCGCACACCGCAGCCAAGCATGACTTACTCAAGCGGTACCTCGAAGCGTGGGCGCCGATCCTGTTGTCCCGTCACGATGTGATCACATACGCCGAAGGCTTCGCGGGTGCAGGAGTCTACAAGGGGGGCGAGCCGGGGTCCCCCGTGATCGCTTACGACGTATTCGCCGGCGCCCTGGCCAGGTTTCCGAAGCGTATGCGCATGCTCCTCATGGAAGAAGACCCGCGGCGGGTCCGTGAACTGGAGCGTCAGATAGCTCTGGCTCAGGCAGGGCGTACAAGCGGCATAACGGGCCGCTTGACCGCCGACATACACCTGGGTGACTTCCACCCTGCCCTCCTGCAGGAGTTACGGAGCGCAGGGGCGCTCGGGAAACCCCTCTTCGTCCTCCTGGACAGTTTCGGGGGCCCTGACATCCCCTACTCACTGCTGCAAGAGCTGGGGCGCCTTCCGGGGACCGAGGTGATGGTGACCTTCGAGCCCGGCTTCCTGACCCGGTTCGCCGAGAAGCATGACGGTTACCGTAGGAGTGGCGACGACGCCTTCGGCAGCTCGGACTGGCAAGCCGTCTTCCGGCAGCCCCCCGCGGAGAAGTTCCCGTTCCTACGCGAGCAGTACCGGGACACCCTCCGCCAAGCTGGCTTCTCGCACACCCTGTACTTCGAGATGGTCGACGAAGGTGGTCGGAAGCTCTACCTGATCTTCGGCACCGGGCACGAGCTGGGCCTGGAGAAGATGAAGGACGCGATGTGGAAGGTCGACACCTCCTACGGCGTTCGCTACCGCGATCCGAGGGACACACAGCAGCAGGCCCTGGAGCTGGAATTCGAACCAGACACGGCCCCGCTCCGGCGGATTCTGCACGAATACATCGCGGCATCTCCCGAAGGGCGGACGGTGCCGGAACTCCAACGGTTCACCCTCTTGGAGACAGTCTATCGACCCGCCCAGGTGATCACGCTCCTGCGCCAGATGCGTGACGACGGAATATTGACGGCGGAGCCCCGAGCCATCAACACCAAGGCGCGGGTGGCCATCGCAACGGCCCCAATCCGCACCAAGCCAACCACGAATCAGGACGCTCTCTGGTAG
- a CDS encoding alpha/beta hydrolase fold domain-containing protein, with protein MVSVDYRLAPHAAFPQQVHDLKGAVRWLRAHGAGLGLDTGRLAALTVVCATMRAAHPRPDRRVLLQTAGHAAAGGERSGRDEGASADRG; from the coding sequence GTGGTCTCCGTCGACTACCGCCTCGCACCGCACGCGGCGTTCCCGCAGCAGGTGCACGACCTCAAGGGCGCGGTGCGGTGGCTGCGCGCGCACGGGGCGGGCCTCGGCCTGGACACCGGGCGACTTGCCGCGCTCACCGTGGTTTGCGCCACCATGCGGGCCGCCCATCCTCGCCCCGATCGGCGCGTTCTGCTCCAGACCGCCGGTCATGCGGCGGCAGGCGGCGAACGCTCAGGCCGAGATGAGGGTGCCAGTGCTGACCGTGGCTGA
- a CDS encoding NUDIX hydrolase: MSDAPAVRDAAVVVARDHDGLVALLSAHFPAHRGDYLFLPGGRREAGETPEECARRELREESGITATRWRPLGSYALTVSSPARVHLYEARDLTCGPQQLTPTEQDFKLTWWPMPDALHAATHGRFLLPAGPLALFLADRATRS, from the coding sequence ATGAGCGATGCCCCAGCCGTCCGCGACGCGGCCGTCGTCGTAGCCCGCGACCACGACGGCCTCGTAGCTCTTCTCAGCGCCCACTTCCCAGCCCACAGGGGCGACTACCTCTTCCTCCCCGGCGGCCGGAGGGAAGCCGGCGAGACGCCCGAGGAATGCGCGCGGCGCGAGTTGCGCGAGGAGTCCGGAATCACCGCCACAAGGTGGCGACCACTCGGCTCGTACGCCCTCACCGTCTCCTCACCCGCCCGCGTCCACCTCTACGAAGCCCGCGACCTCACCTGCGGACCGCAACAGCTCACGCCCACCGAGCAGGACTTCAAACTCACCTGGTGGCCCATGCCCGACGCCCTGCACGCCGCAACGCACGGTCGGTTCCTGCTCCCCGCCGGCCCTCTGGCCCTCTTCCTGGCGGACCGGGCCACGCGCAGCTGA